The following coding sequences are from one Streptomyces dengpaensis window:
- the cysD gene encoding sulfate adenylyltransferase subunit CysD, translating to MTTVASVSEETDGGPYALSHLDALESEAVHIFREVAGEFERPVILFSGGKDSIVMLHLALKAFAPASIPFSLLHVDTGHNFPEVLEYRDRVVAAHGLRLHVASVQNYIDRGVLKERPDGTRNPLQTVPLTEKIQSERFDAVFGGGRRDEEKARAKERVFSLRDEFSQWDPRRQRPELWQLYNGRHAPGEHVRVFPLSNWTELDVWQYIAREGIELPEIYFAHDREVFQRSGMWLTAGEWGGPKDGEVVEKRLVRYRTVGDMSCTGAVDSDATTLDAVIAEIAASRLTERGATRADDKLSEAAMEDRKREGYF from the coding sequence ATGACGACCGTCGCCAGTGTTTCCGAGGAGACGGACGGCGGGCCGTACGCGCTGTCGCACCTGGACGCCCTCGAGTCCGAGGCCGTCCATATCTTCCGCGAGGTGGCGGGCGAGTTCGAGCGGCCGGTGATCCTCTTCTCCGGCGGCAAGGACTCCATCGTCATGCTGCATCTGGCGCTGAAGGCGTTCGCCCCCGCGTCGATCCCCTTCTCGCTGCTGCATGTGGATACCGGACACAACTTCCCCGAGGTTCTTGAGTACCGGGACCGTGTGGTCGCCGCACATGGGCTGCGCCTCCATGTGGCCTCCGTACAGAACTACATCGATCGCGGTGTCCTCAAGGAGCGTCCGGACGGCACCCGTAACCCGCTGCAGACCGTGCCGCTGACCGAGAAGATCCAGTCCGAGCGGTTCGACGCCGTCTTCGGCGGCGGGCGCCGGGACGAGGAGAAGGCCCGGGCGAAGGAGCGCGTCTTCTCGCTGCGCGACGAGTTCTCGCAGTGGGACCCGCGCCGCCAGCGCCCCGAGCTGTGGCAGCTCTACAACGGCCGGCACGCACCCGGCGAGCACGTCCGCGTGTTCCCGCTGTCCAACTGGACCGAGCTGGACGTGTGGCAGTACATCGCCCGCGAGGGCATCGAGCTGCCCGAGATCTACTTCGCGCATGACCGTGAGGTCTTCCAGCGGTCCGGCATGTGGCTGACCGCCGGTGAGTGGGGCGGCCCCAAGGACGGCGAGGTCGTCGAGAAGCGGCTCGTCCGCTACCGGACCGTCGGCGACATGTCCTGCACGGGCGCCGTCGACTCCGACGCGACCACGCTGGACGCCGTGATCGCCGAGATCGCCGCCTCCCGGCTCACCGAGCGCGGCGCCACCCGCGCCGACGACAAGCTCTCCGAGGCCGCGATGGAAGACCGTAAGCGCGAGGGGTACTTCTAG
- a CDS encoding sulfate adenylyltransferase subunit 1, translating into MTSTTEPTEPLSVEQLSATTLLRFATAGSVDDGKSTLVGRLLHDSKSVLTDQLEAVERVSASRGQDAPDLALLTDGLRAEREQGITIDVAYRYFATARRRFILADTPGHVQYTRNMVTGASTADLAVVLVDARNGVIEQTRRHAAVAALLRVPHVVLAVNKMDLVDYKESVFAAIAEEFTAYASELGVPEITAIPISALAGDNVVEASAHMDWYGGPTVLEHLETVPVSHDLAHCHARLPVQYVIRPQTAEHPDYRGYAGQIAAGTFRVGESVTVLPSGRTSKVAGIDLLGKSVDVVWTPQSVTLLLEDDIDISRGDLIVPSKDAPPTTQDVEATVCHVADAPLVVGHRVLLKHGTRTVKAIVKDIPSRLTLDDLSLHPHPGRLVANDIGRVVIRTAEPLPLDSYADSRRTGAFILIDPADGTTLTAGMVGESFAAPQPVKDAAEDDGWDF; encoded by the coding sequence ATGACCAGCACCACCGAACCCACCGAGCCGCTGTCGGTCGAGCAGCTGTCGGCGACCACGCTGCTGCGGTTCGCCACCGCGGGCTCCGTCGACGACGGCAAGTCCACGCTGGTCGGCCGTCTGCTGCACGACTCCAAGTCGGTTCTGACCGACCAGCTGGAGGCCGTGGAGCGCGTCTCGGCCAGCCGTGGCCAGGACGCCCCCGACCTCGCGCTGCTCACCGACGGCCTGCGCGCCGAGCGCGAGCAGGGCATCACGATCGACGTGGCGTACCGCTACTTCGCGACCGCGCGCCGCCGGTTCATCCTGGCCGACACCCCAGGTCATGTGCAGTACACCCGGAACATGGTCACCGGCGCCTCGACCGCCGACCTGGCCGTCGTCCTCGTGGACGCGCGCAACGGCGTCATCGAGCAGACCCGCCGCCATGCCGCCGTCGCCGCGCTGCTGCGCGTCCCGCACGTCGTCCTCGCCGTCAACAAGATGGACCTGGTCGACTACAAGGAGTCCGTCTTCGCCGCGATCGCCGAAGAGTTCACGGCGTACGCCTCCGAGCTGGGCGTCCCCGAGATCACCGCGATCCCGATCTCGGCGCTCGCCGGTGACAACGTGGTGGAAGCCTCCGCCCACATGGACTGGTACGGCGGCCCGACGGTCCTGGAGCACCTGGAGACCGTGCCGGTCAGCCACGACCTGGCGCACTGCCACGCGCGGCTGCCCGTGCAGTACGTGATCCGCCCGCAGACCGCCGAGCACCCCGACTACCGGGGGTACGCCGGTCAGATCGCGGCGGGTACGTTCCGCGTCGGCGAGAGCGTGACCGTGCTGCCGTCCGGGCGTACCTCGAAGGTCGCCGGGATCGATCTGCTGGGCAAGTCCGTCGACGTCGTGTGGACCCCGCAGTCGGTGACCCTCCTGCTGGAGGACGACATCGACATCTCGCGCGGTGACCTGATCGTGCCGAGCAAGGACGCGCCCCCGACCACCCAGGACGTCGAGGCGACCGTGTGCCATGTGGCCGACGCGCCTCTGGTCGTGGGTCACCGTGTGCTGCTCAAGCACGGCACCCGCACGGTCAAGGCGATCGTCAAAGACATCCCGTCCCGGCTGACGCTGGACGACCTCTCCCTGCACCCGCACCCGGGCCGGCTGGTCGCCAACGACATCGGCCGCGTCGTGATCCGTACCGCCGAGCCGCTGCCGCTCGACTCGTACGCCGACTCCCGGCGCACCGGCGCCTTCATCCTCATCGACCCGGCCGACGGGACCACGCTCACCGCGGGCATGGTCGGTGAGTCCTTCGCGGCGCCGCAGCCGGTCAAGGACGCGGCCGAGGACGACGGGTGGGACTTCTGA
- a CDS encoding aliphatic sulfonate ABC transporter substrate-binding protein, with the protein MPVIRSIAARRGLAVIAALPLLALAACGYGSDAKDDTKTKVAAGAEKIDGLDSVKIGYFGNLTHATALVGRQEGLFQKELGATKAEYATFNAGPSEIEALNSGSIDIGWIGPSPAINGFTKSEGKSLRIIGGSASGGVKLVVDPKKIKSLKDVKGKRIATPQLGNTQDVAFLNWIADQGWKVDAQSGKGDVSVVRTDNKITPDAYKSGSVDGAWVPEPTASKLVAEGGKVLLDEASLWPDEKFVITNIIVSQSFLKEHPKVVEAVLKGSVETNKWINANPDEAKAAANRQLETDSGKALPAEVIDPAWKSIQFTDDPLASTLNTEADHAVKAGLLEKPDLTGIYDLTLLNKVLAAEGDSTVDDAGLGVK; encoded by the coding sequence GTGCCTGTCATCCGCTCCATCGCCGCACGCCGCGGCCTCGCCGTCATAGCCGCGCTCCCCCTTCTCGCCCTCGCCGCCTGCGGCTACGGCTCCGACGCGAAGGACGACACGAAGACGAAGGTCGCCGCCGGGGCGGAGAAGATCGACGGTCTCGACTCCGTGAAGATCGGCTACTTCGGCAACCTCACCCACGCGACCGCGCTGGTAGGCCGCCAGGAGGGCCTCTTCCAGAAGGAACTGGGTGCCACGAAGGCCGAATACGCCACCTTCAACGCCGGCCCCTCCGAGATCGAGGCGCTGAACTCGGGCTCCATCGACATCGGCTGGATCGGCCCGTCGCCGGCGATCAACGGCTTCACCAAGTCCGAGGGCAAGAGCCTGCGCATCATCGGCGGTTCGGCGTCCGGCGGTGTGAAGCTCGTGGTCGACCCGAAGAAGATCAAGTCCCTGAAGGACGTCAAGGGCAAGAGGATCGCGACCCCGCAGCTCGGCAACACGCAGGACGTCGCGTTCCTCAACTGGATCGCGGACCAGGGCTGGAAGGTCGACGCTCAGAGCGGCAAGGGCGACGTCTCGGTGGTCCGTACGGACAACAAGATCACCCCGGACGCCTACAAGTCCGGCTCCGTCGACGGCGCCTGGGTGCCGGAGCCGACCGCGTCCAAGCTGGTCGCCGAGGGCGGCAAGGTGCTGCTGGACGAGGCGTCGCTGTGGCCCGACGAGAAGTTCGTGATCACGAACATCATCGTGTCGCAGTCGTTCCTCAAGGAGCACCCGAAGGTCGTCGAGGCCGTACTGAAGGGCTCGGTCGAGACCAACAAGTGGATCAACGCCAACCCGGACGAGGCGAAGGCCGCCGCCAACCGGCAGCTGGAGACGGACTCGGGCAAGGCACTCCCGGCCGAGGTCATCGACCCGGCCTGGAAGTCCATCCAGTTCACCGATGACCCGCTGGCCTCGACGCTCAACACCGAGGCCGACCATGCCGTGAAGGCCGGTCTCCTGGAGAAGCCCGACCTGACGGGCATCTACGACCTCACGCTCCTGAACAAGGTCCTCGCAGCCGAGGGCGACAGCACGGTCGACGACGCCGGTCTCGGCGTCAAGTAA
- a CDS encoding ABC transporter ATP-binding protein, protein MATTLAKAADSAEAVDYAARIEHVSKSFAGPAGQQLVLDDISIDVAPGEFVTLLGASGCGKSTLLNLVAGLDEPSAGSIATNGRPALMFQEHALFPWLTAGKNIELALKLRGVPKPERRDRAEELLALVRLKGAYGKRVHELSGGMRQRVALARALAQDSQILLMDEPFAALDAITRDMLHDELTRIWSETGLSVLFVTHNVREAVRLAQRVILLSSRPGRIAREWVVDIPQPRRIEDAPVAELSIEITEELRGEIRRHGQH, encoded by the coding sequence ATGGCCACGACTCTCGCCAAGGCCGCCGACAGCGCCGAAGCGGTCGACTACGCCGCCCGGATCGAGCATGTCTCGAAGTCCTTCGCCGGACCGGCGGGGCAGCAGCTCGTCCTCGACGACATCAGCATCGATGTGGCGCCGGGCGAGTTCGTCACCCTCCTGGGGGCTTCGGGCTGCGGCAAGTCGACGCTGCTGAACCTGGTGGCAGGGCTCGACGAGCCCTCCGCCGGCAGCATCGCGACCAACGGGCGCCCCGCTCTGATGTTCCAGGAGCACGCGCTCTTCCCGTGGCTGACCGCGGGCAAGAACATCGAACTCGCCCTGAAGCTCAGGGGAGTTCCGAAGCCGGAGCGCCGCGACCGGGCCGAGGAGCTGCTCGCACTCGTACGGCTGAAGGGCGCGTACGGCAAGCGGGTGCACGAGCTGTCCGGCGGTATGCGCCAGCGCGTGGCGCTGGCCCGCGCGCTCGCTCAGGACAGCCAGATCCTGCTGATGGACGAGCCGTTCGCGGCGCTGGACGCGATCACCCGGGACATGCTGCACGACGAGCTGACCCGGATCTGGAGCGAGACCGGGCTCTCCGTCCTCTTCGTCACGCACAACGTGCGCGAGGCGGTGCGGCTCGCACAGCGCGTGATCCTGCTGTCCTCCCGCCCGGGACGCATCGCGCGCGAGTGGGTCGTGGACATCCCGCAGCCGCGCCGCATCGAGGACGCCCCCGTGGCGGAACTGTCCATCGAGATCACCGAAGAACTGCGTGGGGAGATCCGCCGCCATGGCCAGCACTGA
- a CDS encoding ABC transporter permease, which translates to MASTETKADAAVKDHDELRGLEAGLDALESSDTGRRSFALTFKQKVLPPLTAFAVVLVVWQALISFGIVDDPTVLPSPADVWGEVKNAWLQGTLLDYIWTSVSRGLLGFLFALLIGTPLGLLVARVKFVRAAIGPILSGLQSLPSVAWVPPAVIWLGLNNSMMYAVILLGAVPSIANGLVSGVDQVPPLFVRAGRTMGATGLRGTWHIVMPAALPGYLAGLKQGWAFSWRSLMAAEIIASSPDLGVGLGQLLENGRNTSSMSMVFLAIFLILFVGIAIDLLIFSPVERWVLRSRGLLVKS; encoded by the coding sequence ATGGCCAGCACTGAGACGAAGGCCGACGCCGCCGTCAAGGACCACGACGAGCTGCGCGGTCTGGAGGCGGGCCTCGACGCCCTCGAGTCCTCCGACACCGGCCGCCGGTCCTTCGCGCTGACCTTCAAGCAGAAGGTGCTGCCGCCGCTCACCGCGTTCGCCGTGGTGCTCGTGGTCTGGCAGGCGCTGATCTCGTTCGGCATCGTCGACGACCCGACCGTGCTGCCTTCGCCGGCCGACGTGTGGGGCGAGGTCAAGAACGCCTGGCTGCAGGGCACGCTGCTCGACTACATCTGGACGAGCGTCTCGCGCGGCCTGCTCGGCTTCCTGTTCGCGCTGCTGATCGGCACCCCGCTGGGTCTGCTGGTGGCCCGCGTGAAGTTCGTACGCGCCGCGATCGGCCCGATCCTCTCCGGCCTCCAGTCCCTGCCGTCCGTCGCATGGGTCCCGCCGGCCGTGATCTGGCTGGGTCTGAACAACTCGATGATGTACGCCGTGATCCTGCTCGGCGCCGTCCCGTCGATCGCCAACGGCCTGGTGTCGGGTGTCGACCAGGTGCCGCCGCTGTTCGTGCGGGCAGGCCGCACGATGGGCGCGACGGGCCTGCGCGGGACCTGGCACATCGTGATGCCGGCCGCGCTGCCCGGTTACCTGGCCGGTCTGAAGCAGGGCTGGGCCTTCTCCTGGCGTTCCCTGATGGCGGCGGAGATCATCGCCTCCTCCCCCGACCTGGGCGTGGGGCTCGGCCAGTTGCTGGAGAACGGCCGCAACACCAGCTCCATGTCGATGGTCTTCCTCGCCATCTTCCTGATCCTGTTCGTCGGCATCGCCATCGACCTGCTCATCTTCAGCCCGGTGGAGCGGTGGGTGCTGCGCAGCCGCGGTCTCCTGGTGAAGAGTTGA
- a CDS encoding sirohydrochlorin chelatase codes for MSKPVRPARAVRPVRPVLVVIAHGSRDPRHAATVHALVRRVRAERPGLRVETGFLDFNIPSVQGVLESLAAEGVRDVVALPLLLTRAFHAKADIPAVLREAPSRLRIRQAQVLGPSPLLLRSLERRLYEAGLTPADKSSTGVVLASAGSTDPEAIAVIAAIAREWRHTGWCAVRPAFASASLPRTEDAVRELRALGCERVAVAPYVLAPGFLPDRIARGAAEADVLADVLGPAPEVARLLLERYDEARVPALAAVGA; via the coding sequence ATGAGCAAGCCGGTCCGCCCCGCCCGCGCCGTACGCCCCGTACGCCCCGTCCTCGTCGTGATCGCCCACGGCAGCCGCGATCCGCGCCATGCCGCGACGGTGCATGCCCTGGTGCGACGGGTCCGGGCCGAGCGCCCCGGCCTGCGCGTGGAGACCGGCTTCCTGGACTTCAACATCCCCTCGGTGCAGGGGGTGCTGGAGTCCCTGGCGGCAGAGGGCGTACGCGACGTGGTCGCCCTGCCCCTGCTGCTGACCCGCGCCTTCCACGCGAAGGCGGACATCCCGGCGGTCCTGCGGGAGGCACCGTCGCGGCTGCGCATCCGCCAGGCGCAGGTGCTGGGCCCGTCGCCGCTCCTGCTGCGGTCCCTCGAACGACGTTTGTACGAGGCGGGCCTGACTCCCGCCGACAAGTCCTCGACCGGGGTCGTCCTGGCCTCGGCGGGGTCCACCGACCCGGAGGCGATCGCAGTGATCGCAGCAATCGCGCGGGAGTGGCGGCACACCGGCTGGTGCGCCGTGCGGCCTGCGTTCGCCTCCGCATCCCTCCCGCGCACCGAGGACGCGGTACGCGAACTGCGCGCCCTCGGCTGCGAGCGGGTCGCCGTCGCCCCGTACGTCCTGGCCCCCGGCTTCCTGCCGGACCGCATCGCGCGGGGCGCCGCCGAAGCGGACGTACTGGCCGACGTCCTCGGCCCGGCGCCGGAGGTGGCGCGGCTGCTGCTGGAACGGTACGACGAGGCGCGGGTACCGGCACTGGCGGCTGTGGGCGCGTAG
- a CDS encoding DsbA family protein encodes MTNTSPTRVDFYFDPACPFAWITSRWMLEVERERPLDLRFHAMSLYLHNIGNELPDWYRELVDKSIGPVRVAVAAAEQHGEKVLRDLYTAFGTRIHEREAKDFDAVIADSLAELGLPAELAQAAHDSSYDEAVRRSHDAGKERDSEAYVGTPTIHVDGTVWFGPVLRAIPRGKKAAELFDSFRVLAAHPDFFELKRSRTGGLSFG; translated from the coding sequence ATGACGAACACGTCGCCCACCCGCGTCGACTTCTACTTCGACCCCGCCTGCCCCTTCGCCTGGATCACCTCCCGCTGGATGCTGGAGGTCGAGCGCGAACGCCCACTCGACCTCCGCTTCCACGCGATGAGCCTGTACCTGCACAACATCGGCAACGAACTCCCCGACTGGTACCGGGAATTGGTCGACAAGTCCATCGGCCCCGTCCGGGTCGCGGTGGCCGCCGCCGAGCAGCACGGCGAGAAGGTGCTGCGCGACCTCTATACGGCCTTCGGCACCCGCATCCACGAGCGCGAGGCCAAGGACTTCGACGCCGTGATCGCCGACTCCCTCGCAGAACTCGGACTCCCCGCCGAACTGGCCCAAGCGGCCCACGACTCCTCGTACGACGAGGCGGTGCGCCGGAGCCATGACGCGGGCAAGGAGCGAGACTCCGAAGCCTATGTGGGTACCCCGACCATCCATGTCGACGGAACCGTGTGGTTCGGCCCCGTGCTCCGCGCCATCCCCCGCGGCAAGAAGGCTGCCGAACTCTTCGACAGCTTCCGCGTCCTCGCCGCCCACCCGGACTTCTTCGAACTCAAGCGGAGCAGGACGGGAGGGCTTTCCTTCGGCTGA
- a CDS encoding DUF1697 domain-containing protein, with protein sequence MTTTYAALLRGINVGGSKKVPMAELRTLMEGLGYGGVQTYLQSGNAVFGSDHGDEETLAAELAQALDKCFGFTVGVLVRDHAYLKAVREACPFPAAELEARQLHVTYFSGPVDAERFASVDQVAFLPEEFRLGDRALYLYAPDGLGRSKLADTLSKPRLLKGILATTRNWNTVVKLEELTGA encoded by the coding sequence ATGACGACGACGTACGCAGCGCTGCTGCGCGGGATCAACGTGGGCGGCAGCAAGAAGGTACCGATGGCCGAGCTGCGCACCCTCATGGAGGGGCTCGGGTACGGCGGCGTACAGACGTATCTGCAGAGCGGCAACGCCGTGTTCGGCAGCGACCACGGCGACGAGGAAACCCTCGCGGCGGAACTCGCCCAGGCCCTGGACAAGTGCTTCGGCTTCACCGTCGGTGTGCTGGTGCGCGACCACGCCTACCTGAAGGCCGTACGCGAGGCATGCCCGTTCCCCGCCGCCGAACTGGAGGCCAGGCAGCTGCACGTCACGTACTTCTCCGGCCCCGTCGACGCCGAGCGCTTCGCCTCCGTCGACCAAGTGGCCTTCCTGCCGGAGGAGTTCCGCCTCGGCGACCGCGCCCTGTACCTGTACGCCCCCGACGGCCTCGGCCGCTCCAAGCTGGCGGACACCCTGTCGAAGCCGCGCCTGCTGAAGGGCATCCTGGCCACCACCCGCAACTGGAACACCGTCGTCAAACTGGAGGAGTTGACCGGCGCCTGA
- a CDS encoding MMPL family transporter, with protein sequence MGNGDTRVRGIAARAGGWSARHRWAAVGIWVLFVVLAMGLGSAAGTVEVKESDQLGGETHTAAKIIEDAGIEEPASETVLVQAKDGSAKATDAEFRGAVAAVIKAVEDTGKVTDVTSPYDTDTISKDGRSALVQFDMRGDSETAGERVEPVLKAVEGVQKDHSSLRIEEIGGASMMKTFDDAFGDDFQQAEYSAVPVALGILLIAFGALVAALLPVALAVTAIMATMGLMGIVSHIQPMDDTASSVMLLVGLAVGVDYCLFYLRREREERAAGRDPETALQIAAATSGRAVIVSGVTVCVAMAGMLFTGISTFEAMGLASLMVVAVAMVGSVTVLPALLSLLGERVEKGRIPFLHRDKRRKNGNGRRSDDGSRFWSAVLKPVLAKPGVSLVVAAGALLAVAAPALGMKTQNLTLDQEFGDSLPIVGTYERVNDAFPGGSEPATVVVKAQDINAADVQAALADFRDQAISSGASRGPIDTKTHSAQNVAFVYVPLVGGSDQDKAGQSLDLLRDKVRPDTLGRVDGVEAPVTGQVAGNKDFNDQLVGSVVPVFAFVVVFAFLLMLLSFRSLTIAITSIALNLLSVAAAYGILVAVFQHGWGASLVGAEGVGAIVAWLPLFLFVILFGLSMDYHVFVVSRIREARLRGRGTKEAIRHGVVTTAGVVTSAAVIMVAVFAIFGTLSMQSMKQMGVGLAAAVLIDATIIRGVLLPAAMALLGERNWYLPKWLNRLPDLTHDEAPEAVAPPVAVEGERAGV encoded by the coding sequence ATGGGGAACGGAGATACACGGGTGCGGGGCATTGCCGCCCGGGCCGGCGGCTGGAGCGCCCGGCACCGATGGGCGGCCGTCGGAATCTGGGTGCTGTTCGTCGTCCTGGCGATGGGGCTCGGCTCGGCCGCGGGCACGGTCGAGGTCAAGGAGAGCGACCAGCTGGGGGGCGAGACCCACACCGCCGCGAAGATCATCGAGGATGCCGGCATCGAGGAACCGGCCAGTGAGACCGTCCTCGTCCAGGCCAAGGACGGCAGCGCGAAGGCGACGGACGCGGAGTTCCGCGGGGCCGTCGCCGCGGTGATCAAGGCGGTCGAGGACACCGGCAAGGTCACGGACGTGACCTCGCCGTACGACACCGACACGATCTCGAAGGACGGCCGCAGCGCGCTCGTGCAGTTCGACATGCGCGGCGACTCGGAGACCGCGGGTGAGCGTGTCGAGCCCGTACTGAAGGCCGTCGAAGGCGTCCAGAAGGACCACTCCTCGCTGCGGATCGAGGAGATCGGCGGCGCCAGCATGATGAAGACGTTCGACGACGCGTTCGGCGACGACTTCCAGCAGGCCGAGTACTCCGCGGTGCCGGTGGCCCTGGGTATTCTGCTGATCGCCTTCGGCGCGCTGGTGGCGGCCCTGCTGCCGGTGGCGCTCGCGGTCACGGCGATCATGGCGACGATGGGCCTGATGGGGATCGTCAGCCATATCCAGCCGATGGACGACACCGCCAGCTCCGTGATGCTGCTGGTCGGTCTGGCCGTCGGTGTCGACTACTGCCTGTTCTATCTGCGGCGTGAGCGCGAGGAACGCGCGGCGGGCCGGGACCCGGAGACCGCGCTGCAGATCGCCGCGGCCACCAGCGGCCGTGCCGTGATCGTCTCCGGTGTCACGGTGTGCGTGGCGATGGCGGGCATGCTGTTCACCGGAATCTCCACGTTCGAGGCGATGGGCCTGGCCTCTCTGATGGTCGTCGCGGTCGCCATGGTCGGCTCGGTGACGGTGCTGCCGGCGCTGCTCTCGCTGCTCGGTGAGCGGGTGGAGAAGGGACGGATCCCGTTCCTGCACCGGGACAAGCGCCGCAAGAACGGCAACGGCCGTAGGAGCGACGACGGCAGCCGGTTCTGGAGCGCCGTCCTGAAGCCCGTGCTCGCCAAGCCCGGCGTCTCGCTCGTCGTCGCGGCCGGCGCGCTGCTGGCGGTCGCGGCACCCGCGCTCGGCATGAAGACGCAGAACCTCACCCTGGACCAGGAGTTCGGCGACTCCCTGCCGATCGTGGGCACGTACGAGCGCGTCAACGACGCCTTCCCGGGCGGCTCCGAGCCGGCCACGGTGGTCGTCAAGGCGCAGGACATCAACGCCGCCGACGTGCAGGCCGCGCTCGCCGACTTCCGTGACCAGGCGATCAGTTCGGGTGCCTCGCGCGGCCCGATCGACACCAAGACGCATTCCGCACAGAACGTCGCCTTCGTATACGTCCCGCTCGTCGGCGGCTCCGACCAGGACAAGGCCGGTCAGAGCCTGGACCTGCTGCGCGACAAGGTACGGCCCGACACACTCGGCAGGGTCGACGGCGTCGAGGCGCCGGTCACCGGACAGGTCGCGGGCAACAAGGACTTCAACGACCAGCTGGTCGGCTCGGTCGTCCCGGTCTTCGCGTTCGTCGTGGTCTTCGCCTTCCTGCTGATGCTGCTGTCGTTCCGCTCGCTGACGATCGCGATCACCTCGATCGCGCTCAACCTCCTTTCGGTGGCGGCGGCTTACGGCATCCTGGTCGCCGTGTTCCAGCACGGCTGGGGCGCGTCGCTGGTGGGCGCGGAGGGCGTGGGCGCCATCGTCGCCTGGCTGCCGTTGTTCCTCTTCGTGATCCTCTTCGGGCTCTCGATGGACTACCACGTCTTCGTGGTCTCGCGGATCCGTGAGGCGCGGCTGCGCGGCCGCGGCACCAAGGAGGCGATCCGGCACGGGGTGGTCACCACGGCCGGTGTCGTCACCAGCGCCGCGGTCATCATGGTCGCCGTCTTCGCGATCTTCGGGACGCTGTCCATGCAGTCC